One window from the genome of Hydractinia symbiolongicarpus strain clone_291-10 chromosome 1, HSymV2.1, whole genome shotgun sequence encodes:
- the LOC130619234 gene encoding uncharacterized protein LOC130619234, translating into MDGYSRMITSLKCSTNNRADTVFKLFEEAIRKHGLPSRIRADFGTENVEIARFMLSCPERGLNRGSMICGLSVHNQRIERLWGEVKSNVVRHFQNIFYFLERQGFLDPLKEVHLFSLHYVYTDRINEALNELVRDWAFHPMSSAHNKSPRQLWHEGMTRVIENDPLSLEAAQVQSWHDYGIDETAPLPEINSDNDVEIPETLSLLCHHHSVILGTLVNSLHDDANEGIDNYLQTVQYAQGHANDSCCIGIGEGN; encoded by the coding sequence ATGGACGGTTATAGCAGAATGATAACATCCCTTAAATGTAGCACTAACAACCGAGCAGACACTGTGTTTAAATTGTTCGAGGAAGCTATTCGAAAACATGGATTACCATCACGCATACGTGCTGATTTTGGCACAGAGAATGTTGAAATTGCACGTTTCATGTTAAGCTGTCCAGAGAGGGGACTAAATCGTGGAAGTATGATATGTGGATTGTCTGTTCACAATCAAAGGATTGAGCGACTATGGGGTGAGGTTAAAAGCAATGTCGTTCGCcactttcaaaatattttttactttctggAAAGACAAGGATTTCTTGATCCTTTGAAAGAAGTACATCTTTTTTCGTTACACTACGTATATACAGACCGTATAAACGAAGCTTTGAATGAGTTGGTCAGGGATTGGGCTTTCCACCCAATGTCAAGTGCACACAATAAATCGCCTCGTCAATTATGGCACGAAGGTATGACAAGAGTGATCGAAAATGATCCATTGTCTCTAGAAGCCGCCCAAGTGCAAAGTTGGCATGACTATGGCATAGACGAGACTGCCCCTCTGCCAGAGATAAATTCCGACAACGATGTGGAAATTCCAGAGACACTGTCTCTTTTATGTCATCATCATTCAGTGATTTTAGGAACTCTGGTCAATTCATTACACGATGACGCAAATGAAGGTATCGACAACTATCTACAAACTGTCCAATATGCACAAGGACATGCCAATGATAGTTGCTGCATAGGCATAGGCGAGGGCAACTGA